The following are from one region of the Desulfobacterales bacterium genome:
- the mltF gene encoding membrane-bound lytic murein transglycosylase MltF — protein MNIASKIILFFISISAVLILVASLQMMQINKQTIDDQASLVSILGKKELTVITRNNANCYYQYRGQEMGFEYDLARAFADYLGVRLNISVAENWEKMIPDLLDGKGDLIAASMTISPGRLRQVAFSDGYMPIQQQIIVHRNQTDIDSPEQLNGKTVHIRKGTAYQNKLTELKKQGIDLTIALYDDLSPEEFIRQVADREIEVTVANSNIALLNQRYYPQAVVAGPLNGEEYLGWAVHPEAKGLLEKINSFFQTIRDDGTFSKIYNRYYANLDDFDYVDVQIYHNRLKSRLPTYQNIIQKAAGMQNFDWRLIAAQIYQESHLDPLAKSHAGAYGLMQLTQSTADSYHVTDIYDPVQNIHAGVTHLKKLYDYFDQSERRDRLMIAFAAYNVGLGHIQDAQSLAQEIGLDPDSWSSLKQVLPLLRHRKYYKQTRYGYCRGTEPIMYVDRIMLYYDILKHQGIEYEINCPVKTKTVRDQSAGVVS, from the coding sequence ATGAATATCGCAAGTAAAATAATTTTATTCTTCATATCGATTTCAGCGGTGTTGATACTGGTCGCCTCCCTGCAGATGATGCAGATCAATAAACAGACAATTGATGATCAGGCGTCACTGGTTTCCATTCTGGGAAAAAAAGAACTCACCGTAATTACAAGAAATAATGCCAACTGCTATTATCAGTACCGCGGGCAGGAAATGGGCTTTGAATATGATCTTGCCAGAGCGTTTGCGGATTATCTTGGCGTTCGGCTGAACATCTCCGTTGCTGAAAACTGGGAAAAAATGATTCCGGATTTACTCGATGGGAAAGGTGATCTTATTGCCGCAAGCATGACCATCTCTCCAGGCAGACTGCGGCAGGTTGCCTTTTCAGATGGTTACATGCCGATACAGCAGCAAATAATCGTTCATCGAAACCAGACGGATATCGACTCCCCTGAGCAGCTGAACGGCAAAACGGTTCATATACGGAAAGGAACGGCTTATCAGAACAAGCTGACAGAACTCAAAAAGCAGGGAATTGATTTAACCATAGCACTTTATGATGACCTGTCACCCGAGGAATTCATCCGACAGGTTGCAGACAGGGAAATTGAGGTTACGGTGGCGAACAGCAACATTGCTCTGCTCAACCAGCGCTATTATCCCCAGGCCGTCGTTGCAGGGCCTTTAAATGGTGAGGAATATCTGGGATGGGCCGTTCACCCGGAGGCCAAGGGCCTTCTGGAGAAAATCAATTCTTTCTTTCAAACCATCAGGGATGATGGCACGTTTTCAAAAATTTACAACCGGTATTATGCGAATCTGGATGACTTTGATTATGTGGATGTTCAAATATACCACAACCGTCTCAAAAGCAGACTGCCCACATATCAGAACATCATTCAGAAGGCGGCCGGCATGCAGAACTTTGACTGGCGACTCATCGCCGCCCAGATCTACCAGGAATCTCACCTCGATCCGCTGGCCAAAAGTCACGCTGGCGCATACGGACTTATGCAGCTGACCCAATCAACCGCTGACAGCTATCATGTCACCGATATCTATGATCCTGTCCAGAATATTCATGCCGGAGTCACGCATCTGAAAAAACTCTACGATTATTTCGACCAGTCGGAAAGAAGAGACCGCCTGATGATTGCTTTTGCCGCATACAATGTCGGACTGGGTCACATTCAGGATGCCCAGAGCCTTGCGCAGGAAATAGGCCTTGATCCGGATAGCTGGTCATCCCTCAAGCAGGTTCTGCCTCTGCTCAGACATCGTAAATATTATAAACAGACGCGATACGGTTATTGCAGAGGAACAGAACCCATCATGTATGTCGATCGCATCATGCTCTACTATGACATCCTGAAGCATCAGGGAATCGAATACGAAATCAATTGTCCCGTCAAGACAAAAACGGTCAGAGATCAATCAGCCGGGGTGGTTTCTTGA